From Arachis hypogaea cultivar Tifrunner chromosome 3, arahy.Tifrunner.gnm2.J5K5, whole genome shotgun sequence:
TTCTGTTCCAAGCACTCGTGTATGCGGAAGATCACCTACGTATGCGAGATGGACATTTTAACACCCACGTGTACGTCGGAACCCTGTTTTTGCCGAAAATGAGTTTACAAAAAAATTGTACCTCAAATTTTTCCTTTCTAAACAGAGTTTGAATTTTTCTTCTATCTTCGTTGTAACTCTTATACCCGTTTTGCTTAAATGAGAaccaaaataactttcaaaatttttgagaaaTTACCTTTGGCCCTTAACCCTATTGAATTTCATTTGCGAACCTCACATATTCTATCTATAACTTGGAAAATTGTTTCAAAGTAATGCAACTTGATTCTCTTCCGAGTTTTATTGCATGCAACTTGAAAAGTTTTTCATTCTTCATGAGCAATGCATTCAAAAGTATTTTTAATCCTACTATTGAGTCCTGTGAGCTTTATCTTTGGTTTTAGACATtcttcttctgtaaacctcatattCTTTAACTCGACTTGATTTTGTTTCAAACTACTgcactatttttctttttattattcctatcaGATTTCGTTAATTCGGGATTCATGTTTGAGATTGCCAAACTAATTTCCTTTCTGGCACTCTTCATTCCTTATGCATCCCTAATTACTCGTGATCTCAACAATCCTTTCAAACTCTTGTGGATTTTGTCCTTGTCGCTTGTTCTTTTCCAAGGTCATGTATCCTTCTGAATAAACTCGAGGATTGCTTTAGAGTCACGTATGACCTTTAGGCATAGCAAGCGAAGGGTTAGTCTCTTTAGAATGCAGTTCGTGAACGTGAAAAGGTAGAGCAGTAAGTGTGTGCAACGTTATGAGGAGTTGTGGGGGGTTTTGTTCCTTGTGAGAGAGTTTGCGGGTGTTAGGCTTGTGACCGGTTATGGGGTTATAAAATGATTGATGGAGTTGAAAAGTTGAAATTTTGAAGTGAGCACGATATATGTGTGCGAACGTTACACCCGTCGTTTTAAGACCAACCTGCCTTGTAACCTTTGGCCACTTTAACTACCACCATACTTTTGCGAATGCCTATCTTAAAAAGCTTGCACACCTACTGTGTTTCTCCGAGATTTTGCAAAGTCTTGAAACCATATAACATTTTTGCAATGAGCCTATCTTGTATCTGCTGCCTTGTACCACACATTTTCTTCCTTATATGTATATTCAAGTTATAAAGCTTGTATTTGGAAGATTATATATATGTCAAGACTCCTATTTTTCTAATGTATACAAAAGTAAAGTATTCaaaactattttagtattttgctTATTAAGTTAATTAtcaaggacgaaaatttttataagtggggaAGGATGTAAGaccctaaattttaaaaagttattaataaattatttattatctattatatttatttaagattatatttttagatatttttatatataatttgagtaaattctcatttattatttagagtttttataattgaaaaatagttaatattttatatgcttaattttaaatatttaatttttttaatcatattttataaataaaggaaaattaatcTAATTATCATAAATTTTCATTGAATTAGTACTTATTCGAAAATAGATTTCaagttgataataaaataatatttcaaagatgattattaaatatttaatttaaatttagattATCACTCTACagttttattcttattaaaaactacTACCTTATCTTAATCCTTAAAATCTCCAATTTCATTACACAACACAAATCCTAATTTACCTTTATTAACCTAAACCATAATCCACTCACCTCTACCACCCCCACACCCCACAcggtcacacacacacacagacaaACAAACCCAACGCCCACACAGAACACAGTGAAaccaaaggaaagaaagaaaacaaaacagaGGGAGAATAAGGAAAAGAGTTCGCTGACCTGGGGGGAGAGGGAGCTCGCCGCCGCTGTTCTGTGTAGAGACACCGCCACCATCTATATATTTATCATCGTATCAAAGCGAATACCTAAATTTTATGACCAATTTTCTATTCATTTTGTTTGGTTTTTCCCGCGATATCTCCCAAGAGAGTCTATTAACTGAAAACAAACTACGACACTCAGAGTTTAGTTGTCGGTAAAGAAGGTAGAGGACGGGTTTCCTAAGACCATCTCCAATAGGGAACTCATCCTAGTTCCTGTTTATGatccacctgtcataaaaagtaactccacatcagtttttgcgtcataaacagtaaataggaactcaaaatatctctctcttctccattaagaggaactaactttagtccctgttgtggtcccacttaattaattaattaaaatacttgaaattaatgtaattaatttttttcaataatgtaatttaaatttataaatttaaaaataattcactattaaaaatattaagattaaaaaaaaattatttgtaatgtagttagtattttaaattttataaataaaaataaataatccaaccaaaaattattttgtaatgtgtataaattaaatatattttttatataaataaatttaattaattataatttaatataaaaatataaataatatttaatattaattttttataattatttatattaattataatttaaataactgatataaattattaattaaataaaaatataattatttaaataatattaattataatttaatataattatttaaatatttaaataattaaataataattaattaattactaattataATAACTTACtataattagtaattaattaattattatttaattatttaatataattatttaattaattataatttaatataattattttttttaaagattactTGCCACATGGCAAGTTATCCTTTGCAAATTACAAGTCCCTCTGAATAGGGACTCTTTTTCCTCGATTCATGAGCAGTGACGCTATTCTCTTTCTCTCCAATAGTTGGGACTCTATTGTGTCAGAGAAAGAAGAAGTGGAACCTTGAAAAATTGGTGCGTTGGAGATGCTCTAAAGCTAGGATGAATTGGAAATGTAAGAGCCAGAGAAGCATTAAAGTCAAAGTGACTGTAGCTCTAGGCTTAGCCTTGCAGTATATGACCTTTTGTCGACACCTCTGTTTGTCCATTGCATCGTTAGACTGATACTTATTCTCGCAGTTGACTGACCACTGTTGACACTTAATTAAAAAGGTTGACTTAGGGGTTCGTTCCACTTCAACTTATCCCATAGATTAGATTATTGGAACAAACAAACAATCACCCTTCCCGTCCCATCCCATCCTGATTTTTCATCACTATTAAACTCAGATTCCTCTGCACTTGGCTGATGGCTTCATCAGTATTAGTGGCCCGATTATGTTTACTGGTTGCCTTTGTATTCCATAATCTTCAAATCACAAGAAGCAAACAGGTTTGCGATGTGAAGTCATGCGGCGAAATCGAAGATATTCAGTTCCCATTCGGTTTGAAAGAAGCCAATCAAGAGCCTCAGTGCAGCTATTACCCTGACCCCAGTTTCCATCTCTTGTGCAAGCGCAGCAACCTCACTCAAACAATCCTCACTCTCCCCAAAACAGAGGACTTGGTAATCAAGAGCATCGATTACGAGGAACAAACCATCCAAGTCAACGATCCCAAAGGTTGTCTCCCAAAACGTTTCTTGCACAATAACTGGGACCTTTCGGATTCACCATTCACGCTCGACATCGCACGCTACAAATATTTCAATCTGACCTTCCTCAGTTGCCCCTCAAACTGGACCAAATCCACGGGGTCACCTAGAATCGCATGCCTCAGTGACAACACTGGAAACTCGGTCATAGTCTTAGGGCTGCGTCCTATTGACATGTCATCAACGTGTGACGTGATGTCCACGGCTCTTGTGCCGCTTCCGATGGTGGATATGCCTCAGTGGCCATTCTGGCCTGATCTCAACCACGATATTGGCTTGGCTTGGACCCAACCAAGGTGCTCCGAATGTGCGGTTAGTGGCCAACGTTGTGGCTTCGTCAACGATAAAACTTCTCGAGTTGGATGCTTTTCTACTCCCACCAAAAACCAAGGtaaattaattcaattaagtCTTCTAtcattttagaaaaaattaaagtaattcaGGTTTATTATCGGCAAAATTGTGTTATTCTTAATTTGATTTCTCTGCTGGGGGATGCCTCCAACCCCGCTTGAATTGCTTTTTCGATCTTTATTCTTGATTATACGCAATTCGCCTTGTTCTTTATCGATTTATTCTCTTAGAATCTCTCACTCATCTGAAATTAACAGGACACGTTGAATTTTCATGAAAACCAGGTATGGTTCGTGCTACATGTTTTGCATATAGCGGTTAGGTACTTAGGTATCGGGTCGTAATTGGCAATTGAATATTAGACTGTGTAGCAACTGTCTTTGACTCAAATAGTCTAATTCCGTGCTCCTTAAGGATGAAACTTGCCACCGAATAGGAATACTAGAAAGATGAATTATGAATGCGTTCATCTTTTCTGAGTAACGTGTCATTAGAAAAATGAAATGTCGTTGAAACATGTCAGTTTCATAGTTTCATAAAAAAGTGGGGCATCATGAATGtcagttttattatttttattattaattattaatattattgaagtgTTTTTTCGGGTGGGGAGTTTCACAAGTGGTTTGCACTTTTATAAGTGATCATCCAATTGTTAACAAAAGACTAGGATCATGATTAAAGGAAAGGGGAAAAGATTGGTGCTACTAAGACTAAGGCATGTGCCTAATAAGCCCTTAAAAATTGCACCAACTTGCTTTATgctatttcttatctttatccCCCAAAACAAAAGGACTGATACGtagtaaaagaattaaaaaataaaagaaagaacgaAGAAGGaagaataattataataatacatCAATGTTAGGACACTTGGTTCCACCTCGTGTGGTGTTATTCAATAATAGAACcatgattttaattttacattGCGCAATTAGACAAACTACTAGGAAACATAGAAGTGGGACATGGAATCCCCTTTAGAAATTCTCAAAGTTTGAACATGTTTAGCAAAGTCCTAGTTTGGGTGAGGATTTTACTTTTTCCTGATTATTTAGCAGAttcttttggtatatatatttATTTGACAAGAAAATGTTTCATAGCCTTTTTGTTTTTAGTAATTAACTAAGTATCCTTTTCTTGGTAATAATTTCACCGTTGGATATTCATGATTGCGTGCAGGTCTTAGCAGCAGTGCCAAATATGGCTTAACCTTAGGAGTGGGAGTTCCCGGGCTCTTATGTTTAATTGGGCTTTCATGCTTCATTTGCGGTAAGGTCAAGGTTCGTATTCATCGCCGACAGCCCATCAGAGAGTTCCCAACAATTTCCCTACAGCCTATTACTCTTGCAATGGGCCTTGATAGGACCACAATTGAAAAGTACCCAAAGACTCTTATCGGTGAGAGCGGGCGCTTGTTGAAGCCCACTGATAATACCTGCTCAATATGCCTCTGTGAATATGAGCCTAAAGATACTTTGAGGACCATACCTGAGTGCAACCATTATTTCCATGCTGAGTGCATAGACGAGTGGCTCAGAATGAATGGAACCTGCCCCTTGTGCAGGAACACACCGGGGGCATTATCTAGAGTTAgcccttctttctcttctttgtcTCATCACACTTCATCAATGTCCTCTACGCCATAGATAGTCCATGCTTAAACCTCGTGTTTATGTAGTGTATATAGGGACTATATATAGGCAGGCTATAAAGATTAAGAGTAGTGTTTTTGTATCTGtgtaatattattacttttcattTTTTCCCCTTAATATATAGTTACTAAAAGAGCTTATATCATTTGAATTGAAAGACAAGCAGAAAAAGGGTTAACAATAGTTTCATTCACCAGGATATTCTGCTATCACTTTTAAAGTTGGACAAGATTTCAACTTTAGTTTGTAATCTCacaggaaattaaaaaaaaaaagtacaatgAAGCCTTAGCAATAGCTACGGGTTATCAACTAGATAATCATCCATCTACAACAAAGAATAAAGCATGAAATGGTGAAACATAAAAGAAAAGGTTTAACTATTACTGGAAGCATCGTAATTCCTAAATTATATATCAAGTTACTATCACATGAAGCGAAAATTGAGTTGGAAGCTTTTAAAAAATGTAGAGAATGTACTATAGATAGAACTAGTGTATGTATTTGCGCGATGtgtgaaaaatattattttttaatttatatctgaggtatatttaataaaaaaaatattgttcagCATATTAAACTTTAAATAAAACTCATATTTTTTTATCGTTTAAACGAATACTAAACAAAAGTACATAATAAAAAAGTTCACAAAATAAttggattaattaaaaaaaacgtAATATGTAATAAATTAATGTCTTAATTTCTATGAAAAATGTGTATACATActcttttttataaataatcaaaattttagTTTATATCTCCAACATTGATCATTGCACATTTATAGACTATATCTTTAATCATGTACCATATAAAATTTAAACattatttatgttaaaattttcatccaactataaaaaaaaaatgaaaaaacataATTAACAACAAAGAGATATCAATTGATTAAACCAATATTTAATTATCTCAATTTATCAAAAATTTCTCTATACACAATATTAATCGTGCAATTCTCAGAGACTCCCTTATGACgttgaattaaaacttttattcCTTACTTGTTCTTAACTCTTGAAAGTGTCACATATAACTGTCCATACGTAAAAACAGGTCTCGGTAGTACAAACCCAtgatttttaatatttgtccttaaGCCTTGTTGATTGTCATACAAAAAGACACCATCAATGGAAATTGTCTTCTCTTGAACTTAATTGATGGAATGCTGTCATCATTTGGAACCATATTTATTCTGAAAATTAATTCAATTTCTCATATTTTGGTCTCTGTTAGTATTTCGCATTCAACCAAGTAATTTTCAAGTCTCTTAACATGTAATCGTGTACTATTGCATAGGTCAAATGATTGGTCTATGTTCCTAATTAGCATTATGGGAACACCAATCATGAGTGTAAACTTATGACCAGAGCAATTAAGAGCATTCAATACTTTTAGACCAAAGAATTTCAAGTGGCTTTTCATATTACCTTCTTTAATAAAAAGATTGTCTGAACTAAGACACACATTTTCATCATTAGGAACAATTGATAGTAGGTGACTATTTATCTTGTCAACAACATCTAAAGCATAGTTATCAGAATCGAACCAGTAATTGATCCGGTCATATGACTAGGTTATTGGGTCATTGATTTACCCGGTTGACccagtcataattaaataaaaatataaacttataaaaataaaataaaataaaaaataaaatgtatggttttaaaaaatatattaatgataatcaaatatcaattcttagatataatttatggtgcaaaaatagataataaattagtcattaagtccaaaaaatgataaataactttaagagtaaaattataaaaaattaatttatttagaataaaagtaatgtgattaactataatttacttagatgtgattaaaaaataattaaatactatatacagtaaaaaactgatattattgaaggataaaattaaaatttatttttatgtatcgtttttgtctccaacgttttcgtcctatttaagttcctaacgtttcaaaatcatctcaattttatCCCGCCGctattaacggatccctaacggtaggacaacattgagtcaattttgaaacgttagggacttaaataggacgattaaaacgttacgaacaactttgggacttacccaaaatattggggacaaaaatgatactttactcgtacaaaatattttcttcatttaaatgaatgagaaaaaataaaagataacacaatcaatatcaatatattaatatgTTTATATATTATGTGTTGTTATTTGTTATTGGTATCCATGTCAATCCATGCTTAaatggataaaaataaataaaaatttattaatagtttattatatattaaatttttatcacATATAATACTGAGAATCAAGATGGCACAGTGGCAAGGGAGTGACGCTATATCCTTGCCAACCCTTGTTCGGGCCTCAGCCCCTCGGCGTTTGCATTTTTGGAATTGTGCTGGACAGCAGCTCCTACAATGGTTTAGCGGATGCATAGGTGCATCGTAGACCCGCGCGGATTGAGTGCGATCTGAAGTGCGAACTGGCTGATTTCCAACGGGTTTGACCACCATTGACCTGTTCAATTGCTTATCTGGTCCAATCTACTAGTTGAACGATCAGACTACTGGTTTATCGGTTTTTAGTCGAACCGTTTGATCCAGTTTGATTCTAATAACTATGATCTAAAGCCAGTCCTAGTATTAATCAATTATTATAGTAATTGCTTGACATTAAATAACTATGCACTAAGCTTCGAAAGACAAGGTCAATTAACTCATCAAATGCTTGTTTGGAATTTAAAACTATCATATCCATAAGAATTTCAATTTCTGACTCTCCATCTAGTCTATCTTCTAGTAGGTCATCACCAACTTTTATTAACCAATACCTAAATTCCTTTATTTTCTATTGGTTTTAATTTTTACATCCCATAGTTAGCCTCATGTTCCTTGACAGTTGTAGAACTTTAACAAACTCCCAAAGGTACGAGGAATTTATGGTTGCATCACTATATCTTGTGAAGATCCTCTAGAAATTACAAGCGATATTTGTCTAAAGTCTCTACTAAGTACAACCTCCTTTCCCCGAATGGACGCTTACCATTCGCAATTAATATGTGCCTTATAATATCTCTTAAACATCTATCCAATGCCTCATAACAATACCGACTAAGCATAGATGTCTTATCTCAGATTATTAAATATGTCCTTGTTAACGATTTGGGAGGGATGAGTGCTGTCGAATCTTGAATCTAGAGTGTACAACCTTACTATTTGGTAAGGGAAGCAAGACTATTCTATTAGAAGCCACATTAAGCACTATTTTACTTTCTGATCTAACTTTTGATGACATCAAGTTGTAAAGGAATATTTTACCACAACCATTGTGACCATAAAGAAAAAAATCCTTTCTCGAATTCGTTCATAGTCC
This genomic window contains:
- the LOC112790784 gene encoding RING-H2 finger protein ATL22, which encodes MASSVLVARLCLLVAFVFHNLQITRSKQVCDVKSCGEIEDIQFPFGLKEANQEPQCSYYPDPSFHLLCKRSNLTQTILTLPKTEDLVIKSIDYEEQTIQVNDPKGCLPKRFLHNNWDLSDSPFTLDIARYKYFNLTFLSCPSNWTKSTGSPRIACLSDNTGNSVIVLGLRPIDMSSTCDVMSTALVPLPMVDMPQWPFWPDLNHDIGLAWTQPRCSECAVSGQRCGFVNDKTSRVGCFSTPTKNQGLSSSAKYGLTLGVGVPGLLCLIGLSCFICGKVKVRIHRRQPIREFPTISLQPITLAMGLDRTTIEKYPKTLIGESGRLLKPTDNTCSICLCEYEPKDTLRTIPECNHYFHAECIDEWLRMNGTCPLCRNTPGALSRVSPSFSSLSHHTSSMSSTP